The Lolium rigidum isolate FL_2022 chromosome 1, APGP_CSIRO_Lrig_0.1, whole genome shotgun sequence region GACTCGCAGTCTCCGGAACACTCCGTCGACGTGGAGGTGGAGCGCTGCGGACTTTGCCGCCGCATCTACGCCGATGCGCCCCCGGATGATGTGCTGGAGTGCGGTCACGGTTTCCACCCGCATTGCATCTCGCGTTGGCTGATGGTCAACCTTTCATGCCCGACGTGCAACAGAACAAACATAAGGATCACCGGAGACACAGGTGAGCATATTTCTTACTGTATCTTGTTCACTGTTAATTTCTGGATGAgcagcaccacctcaacttaccTCCCTCTCCACCTTCTGCAGGCGAGGCCAGCGCGCCCCGCCGTCGCTACACTTCATCGAGCATGGACTTCGACGTCCCCCGATCCAGAGACGACATCGACATTCACCGGTCGAGCTTCCGCGTTTGAGCTCATACAAGATAAAATTGCTTCCTGGAGGCTTCAGTTCGAGGACCCTGCCGAAGAAGTTTACAACTTGCTAGGCAAGTAGGCCAAAATCTTCGACGCTCCGCTTATCCAAGCCCTGACGAAGCACGCAGTGCATGCCTGCCGCAGTGGCAAGGTTGCTTAGTACTGTAGATGATTCCTCTGTAGTTGGTGTTTTCATTTCCCAGTGTCAAGATGCAATGTGTTAGTGTGGAACTCCAGGGGGATTAACTCCCTGGCTAGAAGAGGTGTTGTGAGTTCCTTGGTTAGTGTCAATTCTGCTACTGTTGTCTGTATGCAAGAATCGAAGCTCGGTGTTGTTGATGATTCGCTGTGTTAGTGCTGCTTTCACTAATTTTGCTTTCTCCCCTGCTTTGGGCACTCAACGATCTCAACGCGCACTGAACGAACTACCGAGGCCGAGCCATATTGTGCTTCAGTACCAGCAGTACTACCAAACCACCACACAAGTCGCAGCTTATACTTGCTCCTTTCGAAGCTCCCACGTAGCACCACAGTGGTTTTTGAATGATAGGAGGGAGATATACTGAACTACATTTTTTCAGATAATAATGGAACAGTGTATTCACAACATACACTACAGGGTAAACTTTTAAAAGACTCTGCACTTATTTGACTAGCTTGCTTTAGTTGCAGAGAACATTATATAGAATCCATTTCTGACAAATGTGAAATCAATCAGCCCACATGCTGTGCAAAGATCTTCAAGCTCCGCTTCTGATAAGAAGATATTGCTACCAGTGATTTGACCAATATACTGCAAAGATAGTTTCAACAATAAGTTAGTACAAAACATGGTCAACAAAATTGAATCCACAAATAGCAGAACAGGATTCTCCAAAGCTTAATTTATCCTCCATTTATTACTCTAGAGTGACGAACAACTATCATGGTTGTCTAGCTAATTAATGTGTATTACCGCTTGGCAAACAATTATTTGTTGATGATAAGAGTCAGGATTACCGGGCGTCCAATCCACAATACTGGAACGGCTGGTGGCAGAACGTCTGCTATGAAAGTAGAAGCCACGAAAATACCCCCAGGGCGAAGGACTCGGCTAATTTCAGCAACCTATAAAAAGACCAAAATAATATTTCACCTTTTATCAGTGCCTCACTTGGTAGGGCAGGAAGCTAATAGTATAAAGGTAGATCTCCCTAACGTGAGATCTACAGGAAGTTTAGATAAAGAATATCATTGCTGCAAAATTACTTAGCATGCATACAGAAGTGTGAATGTGCTACGATATTTTTGGAAACTAACTCCTTGTTCTCCATTACACTCAACCTGTGAAGCTTAATAAAGTTGAAATACAGAAACCATGAATAAGATTTCATACATCTTAGtcaattcttatttgaattttgTGTGAGTTCAGTCGTAAGCAGGTGGACTATCAGAAGGAGGCATGTGGATATGACAAGCGTACAAGTCCATGTTCCCATTGTAGACTTGTATGCTATACTGCTCTGTGTTTCCCCATGAGCATGATGCAAGTACGCAAACTACTGAAACTAACATATGTTCACATGTATTAAGAATTCACATAAGTATGTGGAGTAATAAAGTTGGTATGTCAATATGCAAAATACATACAATGAATAAAAGCCGCTTAGTACCAGTAATACTGGAAGACATTAAtaacaatacaaaaaaaaattgcagacATAAATTTGCACTTTAAATAGGATTTACAGCACAAGCTGGAGATGCCCAACAATGAATTGCGGCACCAGCATGCACAGCATCAATTGAACCACTCACGAGAGGGAGCCTGGATATATCAGCTCTGACGAAGGCTAATCTCCTGAAATCGGCAGTAATATGACATCAGAGTACTCTATTCAACGTTCAAATTGACCAATAACCAGAGGAGAAACTGCACTTATATACCAAAGGAGATTAATGAATGCTTAGAATTCATATCACGTGTGACAAAATGAGTTACAGAAAGAAACTTGCAGACCAGGGGAACTGTAAAGCATACTCATCAGAAATGTTTTCCTGCTTGATGAATTCATTGCACTGCTTCAACATATTCTCTGAGAAATCCAGTGCCACTACAAGAGAATATAGTCCACTCTTGATAAACAATCTTGAAAATAAGCCACTTCCACAACTTGCATCAACTATAACACCTCCAGTTGTTGGCTTCAAATAAGTTTTTGCCATGTCAAACTGCAATTTCATTTCCATACTAAAAAAATGATTCCAGAAATTATACTTGCAATCATAAATGGTCATAAATGCTTATATATACGTGAGAAAATTGAATCTGACTCAAGACTGTAGGCCTAGTTATAAACAGGCCAGGCCACAGCCAGTCCTAAGCCGAGCATATCACAAAAAATAAACATGGTTGTGGCCCTGCCCTAAGAGCTCAACCACCTCGCTGGGTCAATCTGAATGCAAACATGTTTTATATTTTTCCTGCCAGGCCAGACCCAGGTAATGCTCAGGTCTATCAATACATATTATGACTATATTTCAGGATATTTGGTAACTAAAGGTTGTAGACTTGTATCTTACTAAACCACACCAGGGAATTGATAACTTAGCGCTCTGAGTTCTCTAATGTACATCCTGTAAGTATAATTTAGTTGTAGTCTTAAaacgattggattatttccgatcaagattcttctggcaaggggatagtgagaagcgtaaatatcgactggttaaatggagtgtgCTGTGTCGGCCCAAAGATCATGGAGGACTTGGTATTCAAGACCTCCAGGTCAAGAATAGGGCACTACTCGGTAAATGGTTGTACAAACTACTTACTGAAGAGGGCATATGGCAAACACTCCTCAAGAggaagtatattggctcaaaggctatgtctcaggttctttggaaaccaggagattcgcatttttgggctggtcttatggaaacaaagaagtttttctttccatatggatccttctctattaaggatgggtcggaaattcgtttctgggaggataaatggttgggtaataccacactccgagaacaatatccggcattgtacaatatagtacgccacaaaagcgatactatcgctaaggtgttggaaactttCCCACCAAATGTGGATTTTAGAAGAAGTCTCATCGGTCCCAGACAAACCTCGTGGCAAGAATTGTTACAGCCGTCTTGAGTCAATTCAATTGACGCAGGGACCTGATGTATTTCGATGGAATCTTACCGGGAATGGTTCATTCTCGGTAGCTTCAATGTACAATGCTCTCATTCAACCTGAGTTACCGATCGATAATAATTCaaaaatctggaagatgaagataccaccgagaacaaaaatctttgcttggtatcttcgtcggggggttattcttactaaagataatcttgccaaacgcaactggtatggaagtaaaaagtgtgtcttctgtcatcaggacgagatattaaacacttattcttccaatgtaagtttgctaggtctatatggtcagctgtccaaatagggtctaccttatacccacctcgTAATGTTGCCAATTTATTTGGTAACTGGCTCAATGGCGTGGATGTTAGGTTtaaacgtcttattaggatgggagcgattgcaataatttggtcgctatggctgtgtagaaatgacaagattttcaataacatctcttcttcttttctacaggtcatctaccggtgcacTGCTATGCTTCGTTCATGGATACCTCTGCAGCGACTGGAGCACCGAGACCTCTTTACAGAGGTGTCTTCAcgattggaggatacggcgagggatattttctcccaacatgggtggcagcgtgactTCCGGCTAGATCCTCCTAGCTAGTCTTTTTATTGCTCTATGAACTCTGTTATATCTTTGAACACCATTTGTGGATTTGTAACGGATCtttgtgcggctgtgtgcatcttagttatgcagaggccgggtatattgcgcaagtaataaaatgcccattttcgaaaaaatttagttgtagtctacgccttcttttgcgaaacagagggagtattcagTAATATATTATTGTTTCTTATAAAGCAAGAAAATGACTTATTCAGTAATGTATGTATTTGTAACGATGATTGTGAAGACAGTTATTTTTCCAAATGTAATTGAACATGCTCATGGAAACAAGAATAGTTAAGAAACGTGACCTCTCTCTCTAGGCCTGGGAAACCACCCCATATAAAATTTTGGCGccatcctctctcataaagaaatGATACCAACGGAGTCCTGTTAGAATTGTTAATCATTCGTAACAAACAGTCTGGATAGAATCAATTAGCAAATGCACAGTCAGTCTTCTGCAAGACAAAATCGTTCAATACGCGTTAGCATCAACAACACCTTGCAACCTGTCACTTCCGCACCCCGATGGGGAGGAGGAAACACGGAGTGGCAGAAGGTGGTACTACAGTCTACATAGGGCAAAGCTTCAGTCAAGAGACGACTCAAAAGTCAAGAGTAAGTGGGTGTGTTCTAAGAGGATGTGAAGTGGTGAAGCCTGAATGTGCCATGTGTATGGTAAAGAGACAAGATATTAAATTGCGCGAATCTGTCATctgctaaaataaaataaaaatcgcAACGTGTACTTGAGCTAGACTTAGAGGTTTCTTCCACTGTCACGAGACATGCTTCCAGCACTGAATTTGCAATATAATGGAGTATGTTCTATGACGAAAGTTCGATCCATGATGCCAATATTCAGAAGACTTTACCATCTCAACTTATAGTATGATAGTTT contains the following coding sequences:
- the LOC124653593 gene encoding uncharacterized methyltransferase At1g78140, chloroplastic-like encodes the protein MRKRPPARGNSRHPRISNNWIGFCALGPRDKLACPICYYPLVSSIDHHSAPTKSDSSLECSTCKKVYPSKDDYWDLTVAVGSNEYSESMPAATELFRTPLVSFLYERGWRQNFIWGGFPGLEREFDMAKTYLKPTTGGVIVDASCGSGLFSRLFIKSGLYSLVVALDFSENMLKQCNEFIKQENISDERLAFVRADISRLPLVSGSIDAVHAGAAIHCWASPACAVAEISRVLRPGGIFVASTFIADVLPPAVPVLWIGRPYIGQITGSNIFLSEAELEDLCTACGLIDFTFVRNGFYIMFSATKAS